Below is a genomic region from Xiphophorus couchianus chromosome 9, X_couchianus-1.0, whole genome shotgun sequence.
ctcctcgcctgtggtggcgctgcaccaagaacaacagaaagaaatgacacaaaaacaacttcatTCTTCacagaatgtaaataaaaatggttgtaggaattctgttttgtaataataataatacgttttatctataaaaatcttttaaagaaaCTCAAAGACACCgtacagtaatatttttaaagacagCAGCAGTAACAAGCAGGCAGGGAAactgtctttggcaaaagaccacaaCGCAGTTCTCCTGCTAAcatgttttggttgcatttacccagaatgccctgcagtatagtccgcttcctgcttttggagtggtctctggTCCACTTGCGTTCACATAcacattcaaaccgcaccagagttcacttcaaccagaCAGAGACCATCGGCGTTAGAGTGCAGATTcgcacctccccaaacgaatcGGACTATCTAGACAAATGAACCAGAGTTGGAtcaaagcggactaaacagcgCACCCTTACACTCTCTGCTGTCTCTTCAGAGTTATGCCTTGTGTCAAGCGGGACATTCAAGGCCCTTTCTACACAGCATGAACACATAACAGAACCTGGTTGGACGTAAACGTCCAGACAGGAGGCTTGGACGGATGAGAAAcgacatgtttacatttttatacgacatgtttgaaaaagaaaaactagatAAAGCAGCGAGAGAGAAAGTAAAGTTTACCAAAGGTGTAATGGCAAGAAAATAAACCCTGTGACCTGAGAAGGAAAGGTGAGTCCAAGTCAAACAAATGCTCACACATGCCATTCATTTCATAAAGTCAATTATGCAACCAGAGAAACATccagtttagtttattttttgtttttatcagacGTGGAATAATAACTGAAGTGCTTGAGCTTGGGAGTCCAAAAGCCTTAGAATGGCTTTGTGGCCCTTTTCTAGACAcatatattaaaatgattttgttttttattcatccttGAATTTCTTCAGATCAGGCCATGGTTTATCTGTCTTTTACATGTTATCAGACAGATTCTATTTAAAGATGTTCTCCCACCTCTTAATTCACAGCACAAGTAAATGAAAGAACAAACATATcagataaaatattcatttttttttttttactggaagtTTGTTTTGCTGATAGAGGATAAAACATTGTTACACTTAAACCAGGCATCTATTTCCACCAGCTCGTTCTTCAGAAtttgaattagttttgtttttctagtgtGATCTAGAAACATCTGCCCCCAaacaatttgtaaaatatttaatatatcaTCACGCTGTTGCAGTGCTAATTTGCCCTTACCCTGCAAGGCAACCAGACCCACAGCTTTGCCCAAGCTTCCTGGACAGGACACAtggaaaaaattgaaataaaataaaatttcttttcattccaaattaaaaacatgaacaagaaAATGAGGCGGTGCTGCTCAAAGTTTGAAATTTATCGCAGTTTTAAGAAATTAAGCGGCGTGTGTGATTAATCTGTAAACGGAGGATAGAAACTCCCCGATGAGAGTTTCATCTCCCCTCACTGTCCTCTGCAGGGCTGCCTCGTGTTCATATCCCACACCCGGCCCAGTTGATACTTTCATTTTGCTCTTGGCACATCGACTTGCCTGACAAAAATCTGCAGGTCCTTCCTCTCTCCTAATGAGAGGGGAAAGTTTTCCCGTTCCACCTTCATCTCTCCGCCAGTTATTTTTCATCGGCCCCTCACTCACTCCTGCACTCCCTCTCTCACCCTGGCATTCCTGCGGCATTCGTAGAGAGATAAGAAGATACAGAGAGGAATGCAATAGCTGGACATGTCCAGATAAGGGAGAGCGAGTTCTGGTAACGATGCAACAGGAGTAAAAAGATTTGAGATTGTAGGAGAGCGTGTGCAAAGAAGTACGACTTTAATGATGAgttattgttttcttgttttttttatctttctttcagCAAAGTGTTTCCGAGGAAGTCGTCAGTCACCAAGACGCCTCGCATCGTCTCCGACTCCGACATCCAGGGCTCCAAGGACGCCGTCATCCAGGATCTGGAGAGAAAGCTGCGCTTTAAAGAGGAGCGCATGAGCAATGGtcaacaggtgggttttcagctCCCGTCAGCGAGCCTGATCACCTTTTAACATGGATTAACACACGctaagaagaacaaaaaaagctaattaaaacaTGACAGCGATACTCATTCAGCTTCGGTTGGATTTGCCTTTGGATAAACGTGAAACGTTTTAACAGCGGGCCTGAACGCAGCTGCCACTGGACCCTACGGTGTGCAAGCGTGTGTTTTTGTGCGGCTGACCCCACTAACCTGCGCTGACCTCATTAATCCCTGATTGCAGAGGTTAACCTATGAGGAGAAGATGGCCCGTAGGCTCCTGGGGGCCGACAACGCTGCCACAGTCCTGAACACACAGGACACAGAGGAGGAGCCGGTCACACAGGTACGGGGGCCCTTCGCATGGGGGACCGACACCGCTGGGGCCAGATGCtgaaattattacttttgttaTTCACAGTCATGACAGGTGGATGAATGTAGAATTTCTATCCTCTGAAATTAGGGATTGTCAGTGTTCATACTGGGATCCCTggaaatgcttgaatttcaattcGGTGTTTTCAAGTTTTTGCATCAAGTCCTTAAAAGTCgtttttattcaaactgcactgttttgtaataaagccaaacatttgaagaaaaacactTACAGCTGAacccagatattttcatacacccAATCAAGACACTTTTTTCCCTCACTGTTAAATTAGACTAAATGTCAGTAAGAATTACCaagattatttatatttgctaaacgCCACAATACATGGTGAGaacattatcttttttttagaaatgttatttttaactttctttgtATGTTGTGTTTGAGGTAATTTAGCTGAACaagatttgtttaaattgtgttaatgtcataaatatttatcatttctaATGGCCCAATGGCTTATTGACCCATTTAGTTGAAATAAACGTTCACTCATGTTTGATGTTGGATATTTTACAGCAACATTATTGAAATTGGgggatttattttgtaaaattagtGTGTTGTTCTCGGAGCAGTCAGGTGTATAAGGAGTGTGTaaaagagacatttcaaaacacaattgggttttttttgttcatctggTTTCTGCTGTAGAATACGATCACAAGATATAATAATTAGTAATAAATGATAACATATTGAAGTGActggaaaacatattttgaagtcaatttgtttttgttttattctccaaagtgtggtgctggaaaagtttgaaaacgttccttgaaaatgcttgaaaagtgcttgaagtTTACAGTGGGAACAGTGGGCAAACCCTGAAAAGCAGGgttaaacttttaaacttttttttccatttgatcacattacaaccacaaacctttatGTATCCAATGTTGATTTCATGTAATCAGAAACCAAAAGTGTGGCGTACATTCGGATTCAGCCaccttttcatttaaacatttcacaaagcACATCTTCCACATTAAAGGTGTTTCTCCCACGTATTGGCCCCAATTCAAttacatgccacacttttcagattttctgtaaaaaccACACGTCGTTTCTCTTCCACTTCACCGTTATGCACATCAGTTGGTCCATCACACAACACTCCAATGCCATGCGGcggagtttgtgtttgtatcgTGACAAGATGCGGAAAGTTGGAGGGATGAAACGAAACAtcagagggaaaaacaaaaaaaaaaaatcaaacaagctCTGAATGTCTCTTTATGAAAAGCTTTCAGTCAGTAATATATCTGAAAATCAACAAACtctaaataatgttttggaacACATGGCTgcagttaaatatatgaaatcaAAAGGGAAATATTGCAAACGTCGGGCTGTGAAGAAGTCTCGGTTGCGTGTTGACGTTTGTTTATGCATCTGGCCCCAGGAGGGGAACATCACACAGGCATGGAAACGTTTCACCAACACGTCCTCACCAGGGCGGGTTGTTTCTTTCACTCTGCTGCATGTTCACCGTGTGACGCGAAAACGTTTTCTGACGACACTTCTATCTTCTGACCGCCCGTCAGCCCCGCCCGGTGCCTCTGTAAACACCGGCGAGGAGCAGCGGAGGTCCCTCCATAAAAAGCTCTGTTTATCCAACCCTCTGTTGTTCCACAGGAACATCCAGCTAGCCCCAATGTGGCTGTTTGTCTTACTCAGAGCCAACGAGCCAGTTCTGTTGAAGGGAACAAAAATAGCAACAGTTCCCGGAGCCGGTTGTGTGTTTCAAAGATGAGCCGTCCATTTCCAGTTATGTCAACCGAGAAAAAGCTACATTTGAAACAACACGACGGTACAGCCGCTAAAACGCAGCGGTGAACACAAAGGGTTGACGGGTCACTTATAAACAGACCAAACTGATCCACATTTCCATTTCTTTGTGACTCTTTGCATGGAGAGCTGGAGTGGTTGGAGCACCAAGAGCGCTTGTTTCCCCTCACCGTGTGACGCTCAGAGCCAAACACACTCAACCAAAACGTGTGTTTTCTCCCAACAGGAAGACAAGTCAGCTGATGCAGAAACTTGCCCTCAAAAGGTTCATTTCAACCTTCTCTTTGCTGAcacattgtttttggtttttgattaTTACTATCCACACCGTTTTTAGATCTGTAAATTGAAATCACACTGATGTGTTTTTAGAAGTTAGAAAACCAGACATGCGAGTCCTGTCACTGGTTTCTACAAGCATAAAAACGTCTCAGGGTTAGGGTAGCATTATAGTGTTAATATGCAGTATTAATATCCATTACAATCTATTACTGAGATTTTGCGAGATGGCCCAACACAAAGTTGCGAATTTATTTCCAATCCTTTCTGATGCCTCCAAATGAAACCTTCAGAAGTAACCTAGTTATCTGAACCACTAGCAAATAAATTAAGAGCACAAAAAAAGGAACTTTGTGCAGCATTTTATGCTGAACACTTATGTCCTCTGTGAAACATGGtcatggcagcatcatgctgtggggaggcatttctagaagaaaacctgttagaagcTGCACAAGACTTAAGGATAGGATGGAGGTTTGCCTTCCTGGAGGACAAGTACGCTAGAGAAATGGTTTATGTCAAAGGTCATTCTTatattagaatggcccagtcaaagtccagacctaaatgcATATGACAAAACCTGAATGTTTGCGTTAAGAGGTTCTCCATCCAATATGACGACTTAAATTCACACATCTTGAAAGGTCTAATTTGtcagaaacttgttttaaaaaccataaatccCTTTCCTTCCAGTTTATCAGTGCGCATTGTTTTGTGttcaaatcccaataaaatacattaaagtttgtggttgcgaCAAAAAGCGAAGAAGTCCAGGCGGCATGAAGACTTTTGTTACGCGCTGTACAGCGTGTCGTGTTGCTAAATCATCACATCTCACAGTGACGCACGTTGTTTCACGTGTTGTCCACGTTTTAAGCGGCGAACAAGCCCGTCTTACAGTCCAGTTCTCAGAGAAACGGCCTCCTCTCAGTGTGATCGTGGGTCGGTACCGGCCTCCTCTCCGCGTCGGCTCAGGAGGATTAGCGCCGGCTCTGCAGCTGCGCCCGAGGCCTGTCATTATCTGCGAGATGTGTCATCACGCTGAGCTGCTCTGCAGATGTTCCTCCGCGCTCCGCGGAGCAATGAGGGATTGATGGGGATGGTagtagaggaggaggagtggcTCATCTGGGGGGAGAAGGACTGGGGAGTTGAGGGGAAGAGTTCGGCTCGATTGGGTGACGATGAAAACGAGTTAATGAACCTCGGTGCTCTGTCCCTGCATGCTCCTCAGATTCTCTCTGGTCTAGACGTCTCCTGACTCGCCCCGTGTGTCTTGTGTTCAGGAGTACAGAGTGTCCAGCTTCGAGCAGCGCCTCATCAGCGAGATTGAATATCGCCTGGAGCGTTCTCCGGTGGAGGAGTCGGACGACGACGTCCAGCACGACGAGGACTCCGCCGGCCAGGGGGTGGCGCCCTCCTTCGACCAGAAGCTGAAACACTACAAGGTGTTCGAGGGCATGCCGGTCACTTTCTCCTGCAAGGTCCACGGAGAACCCCAACCAAAGGTGCCCACCACTGATTCAAACGGTTTCATGGgatcacactttttcctttcacacaACCTTCCATCAATACACTTGGATACAGCATTCTGTGTCCATTATCTTCAGAGATTGTTTTTGTGACCTACcgacatgaataagtttgttcacagatatgtcattaaaaaacaagccGCGCTATTGTtgtcctaccacttcctgtcgtcttctttgtagtttttgccagtagtaacatccacttgttgatcatgtgactcttaTGATgcgaaaaaaaggttttttcattgcagttttgcgaaatccACCTCACATAGCGCTTAAAGCTTTTATCAAAAGACatgaggtgttttttgttttgtttttttttaattgacgtgtttccattaagtgaatttattttcataattccaatttgcgcaattttatggtcaGTGTTTCAGTCAGCAGTCTTTTACATGATTACCTGCAGGTGATGACACTTATTTGGACAATTATTGTATTTCTGTCTTGTGAAACTAATTTTCTGAGTAgctgaattttgaatttttgctaACTGCGGGCCATAATCCTCAAATGATGTGTAATAAATGCTAGCACATGTGAAAACCTGGCTTTTAAAACATGATGTTCATAGAAAATCAGTGTAACAATAAAACTTGAGTGTTGAGTTTTTGCATCTTTTCCTTGCAGGTCTATTGGTTTAAAGATGGTAAGCAGATCTCCAAGAGGAGCGAACACTACCGGATCAGCCGGGATCCGGACGGCACCTGCTCGCTGCACACAGCGGCAGCCTCGCTGGACGACGACGGAAATTACACCATCCTGGCAGCAAACCCAGACGTaagtcagaagaaaaaaaaaaaacatttatctgggAGGCTGCAGATAACGCCCTGCTGGTCTGAACAGGAAGAAGGCGTTGAAGGAAGCAGGAACTCACTAACACCCTCAGAGGGGTGAAAGGTTCATGTAGGACAGGCTGTAGAGCAGCGCTCTCCTGCTTTATCAGACACATCTAGTTTCCTCCTGTTTTGTGTGACTGCCAGTCCTGGGTTCAGACTCCAGCTCTCTGTCCTCCCACTGCAGGGCCGGGTGAGCTGCACCGGCAGGATGATGGTCCAGGCGGTGAACCAGCGCGGCCGCAGCCCACGGATGGCTCCAGGTCACATGCGCAGGTGAGGATCCACTGTCTGAccgtgtttttttccctctttctttaTGCTGGGTCAAATTGCCTGTTAGTGTCGGGTCAGATTTGTTCTACTAAAGGGGGGAAATTTAGTGGCTTTTGTTTAATTAGCTGCGAcaaactggcgacctgtccagggtgaccccgcctctcgcccggaaagttagctggagatagacaccagcacctcctgactccactagggacaagggtgttgattgatggattgatggatCGATGGATTGattgatggattgatggatggatggatggatggatgttcagtCAGCTGCTGACTTGGCtaatctgtttcattttaaaagccaAGTGCAACCAACCAAGATCAAAACCACAATCGATGGAAATAAAGGGCGACGtaaatgtttgagaaaataaCAGACAAATGTACAACTATACATgatgtttgaacattttctcaattatttatttccataattcCTAAAATACTTGAATACTAGTATTCATAAAAATACTTGCGGGTGTACACGTGGGTAAGAAGTGGAAGTAGAAAGgactaaaatgtgaaaacttatAAGTGTTTAAGGGTAAATTTGGGGTTCAGTAAAATATATGGCAAAAGACACAATCCAGAActgcattctgggggatgtaagCAGAAtaaaggctttagctgctcaacctctagAGACTAGCTAAGCAAGGGAGGTAGCATCAACTCACTCAGTagttggttacctagcaacaacttgttgcaCAACtagtgcagcagcagtttcatgtttcacaaaactgcttaaaaataaaaaaacaacagcatgaAGTGAAATCTGGATAAAGCAGGAAAGGTCACCAGTTTGACAGTATTTCtgatattcaaaagaaaaaacaaaccaatataACTATCGACTGAAACGCTTCTattgtgatatgtttttcagccattcgGTTCCAATATTCAAAAgggcaaacaaaacaaaacctgtacttttttaaaagttatccATCCAGCTGCTGGCTGGCAcgcctgctgctgcagccccTCGCATTTCTGCACAGATTCAGGCCAGAAAAGCTTCCAGGAGACTCATATTTACACAAGTGTTTGCCATGAACTGAACTCACACTCTGTTCTTTGTTTAACTGTTCATTCAAAGAAAATCTGAGTGTTAATGAGAGGGAACACATGCTTGTTCTGACCTTGTATACACGGTGTGTACTCATGCAAGCCCGGATAGTAAAAGATGATCACAGAGGCTGTGGACATAAAAACCACCTGTGAGCTGTTATCACCATGGACACGCCCCGATTAGATAACAGCGCCGCGTTGTTTTGGGTGAGGAGAGAGACCGAGATAACAATCGGTGCCCGaatgacctttttttctttttgtttgtttctggggtttttttcttctatgtaCAGCCCTGCTTCAGGTGCAGGtgggatggtgaggtcacaggGAGGATTCAGAGGAACACCTGTGGGTGCAGAGATCACAAACAGGAAGAGGGTTGATGTCAGACCTGACGGGGGAGGAGAGCGCACGcagctttattaaaataactgcTCCGGTTTGAGGGAGTTTTTCTTTCGCAAATCAAACATGTTCAATTTAAGAGcaagtttcttcttctacaaAACTCACACCTCTCACTGTAAAACATACTGTTTGCTAACAAAATGGTTTATTTCCCCTTTAAGCTGGTTCTGTGGCGAGCATTTGCACACATATATTCTGCTTCTTGCTTAATCCTGTTTTACTTAAACCTCTAAGTAACCCCCTAGCTCCAAGAGggcaaagaaaattatttagcggagattaaaaaaaatacggTAATTGAAAGCACAGACTTCGTCCACTTCAAGAGCAAGCCATTCAATTGGAGCACAAAAACTTACTTTTTAGGAGGACAAATATGTAAGCAGGATTTTGAGTTTTGAGCAGGACAGATTTCAAAAATCATACACTGTTTTTTAGAAAGACAATTCCCCCAAATGTAGTGCTTAAAAAGTTTTCTCTGTAAGTTTGTAATTCATTAGGTAAAAGCTTTGTTCTTCAATTAAATAGGGCTTTaacaattattaattattattcgattattgaaataaacgtCAACCAATTTAGTGATCAGTTAATCATTAACTGTAGTATACAGACTGAAGagaaggccatttgctgaatggacaacatattcagagcagtaattaagacaaaactctacaaaaatatttctattttacatgtaagataaaaaaaactctttgcCTGTAAGTACGTTCTACTTAGAACTTCTCAAGTCACATAGTTTGTTTCTCCTGGCTGAAACTCTgcagaaaatcaaaagaaaatctcctattaagctCGTTTTGCTGTCCAATTATTATCACGTTTAACCAAAAACTAGCCAACAGATTAGTCttgaagttaaaaatatttaatttgcaacaaTTGATAAATCATACACTAAAGGGATGCTACACTGACTGCATTTagacaattaaatgtttaaattcttatttaaaaaaggaaatgatttgtactttttaaatgcatttctattcatgtataaaataagctcgaggttaaataaaaatgggcagaatgtgccaatttgcTTTATTAACtattgtcaaaataatcaattactaaaatgatACAATTAATGAATTTATGTTTGGACGCCGTCCTTGCCTGCAGCAGGTTCTGTAGGAAAACAACAGACTGATAACTATATGCAACTCCTGAACTCAATCCAATGCAAAGAAAACCTGATGATTTTCTGCACAAGTAGAAATGATGTTTACTCCCTAGCAGAGCATCGTTTATTGACATCAGGGAAATCTGCGCTCAGCTGAAGTTTGCATCTGTTCAGTTCAAAAGCTGGCGCCACTCTATTGGGCTTAAACCGCCCGCCCAAAATCATTACACTCCCCTAACCGTACTCACTGCTGTCCTCTGCGTCTCTGCCAGGCCCCGATCTCGGTCCAGAGACAGCGGTGACGAGAACGACAACATCCAAGAGCGTCACTTCCGCCCTCACTTCCTGCAGGCGCCTGGTGACCTGATCGTCCAGGAGGGCCGCCTGTGCCGGATGGACTGCAAGGTGAGGGCACACCCCTGGCTCTAGCTGCACCGGTCTGGAGGAAAGAAGGTCAGAGCAGTTCGCTGCTGCTTCGTCCAATCAGCTCCTAATAGAAACCATCTGGCCCATAGATTGGtcaatgcatttgttttgttttagatgcTCTTGCTTTGTAGCAACAGAGATCCCCCTCACACCACCATGCTGATctgttatgtcatttttacttcaGTCCTTTGTTACCTGGCAACATATAGAAACACAGTAAAGAAACTGGGATTATTTGTTTAACCtcctgtgatttaaaaataaaaagtctccatctgcatcaaccaCCTGCAGAGGACAGGCCAAAGTTGTGTCATTCTTGAActgcaaatggcccccgggccgcactttggacacccctgttctATATTAAAATGAAGCGGATAGAATCCTCTAAAATAACAGAGAATGactggggaggaaaaaaaccccagttCCAAACCAACGGGAATATGATAATCATAGTAATACAGAAAGCGTTTTCAGATCCACCCTTTAATTCAGTGTCTGGATCGTTCAGAGGGAGGCTCCATGTCAGCGCTGCCAAAGAAACAtttccacactttttccttGATTTAGTCTGTAGGAAATAAGGAGAACTGGCTCAAAGGAGACATTTGCTTTCTTATGAATGTCTCACCATAAATGGAGAGAATGCAAAGATGGAAGCCTTGAAGGACCAAGTCCAATTTCTGCTCGCAATTACCATAAGTAAGATGTTTTACCTCGCCTCCTTGCAACATTTACAAACTACTTAAAGCTGGTTcatgtaataaaagaaaacagacccACAATTAACTCGCTATAAAAAGATGGTCTTTTTatgcctgtaaaaaaaaaactgctctcCATTTTTTCTTGGTCTGTGTATTTATAGCGAAGATTTATCTACAAGacctgtgtggaaaaaaaaacccaaaaacagccGGACTTCCGGACCCGTCCAACGGCGCCTACACCgctaaaacaaaatcttaccaatgCTTCGTCTAGATTCTAGTGCTATTATCTCATCGCACTTGTAAGTTACTtgctaacttacaagtaacttttcaaagtatggcagcttgttttaaagttaataattcctcaatattgattaaaaaataaacatagttTTAGTGGTAGATCTTTTGATTCATGAATCAGGCAGGCAAAAGCCTTGGTTTCAGTCTAAtccttttttgtaaattaaggGTTTGTAAAGTGGATttcttgcttttattctttgtgtAATGTTAATTTACCAAAgtaaaatgaaactgaactgaaaaatgtctcgttataagtgaaataatctgccagtggatttatattgattttatcaatataaaggaattattgacttaaaacaagcttcaatATCTTGGTGacaagttacttttaagttagttttgtcttatttcaagtgtatatTTGCTcttgaaactaaattaaaaaaatacttggtaagattttgtttttccactgtaGTCATGTCACATCCCTTTGTGATTTTCCATGAACGCCGCTGAACTGGAATTTCAGCAGAGGCGTTTGGGAACGGTGAATGTTCCAGGTGGGCCAGGTGTTGGGTTTCTCACCCAGATTTCGTCCTTTGTTCAGCTTGTTCCCATGACGAAGCATGCAGGTGACTGGGCTCCGTCAGATAAACACAACAGagataaaacaaacactgctgTCTCCGTCCTCTCAGTAAACACAGAGAACACATGCGGCTGACGCACTCCGTTCTCCGAGAACAACAAGCAAAGGGCGCAAGCCTGGAAATTCTCTTCCACACATTCACCTCAGTACGATGACTTTTTGACGTTTCCTTCCGCCCGCAGGTGAGCGGCCTGCCGACCCCCGACCTCGTCTGGCAGCTGAACGGACACGCCATCCGTCCCGACTCGTCCCACAAGATGCTGGTGAGGGAGAACGGGGTGCACTCTCTGGTCATCGAGCCGGTGACGAGCCGCGACGCCGGCATTTACACGTGCATCGCCAGCAACCGGGCCGGCCAGAACTCCTTCAACCTGGAGCTCATCGTCGCAGGTGAGCTAAAAGGTCGAGCGGACGACGACCGCGGGCGCGGTTTTTGCCGTCGCCTCGGTAACGATAACTCTCTCGACAGCTAAAGAGATGCACAAGGTGCCCTCGTTCgtggagaagctgcagaacaCGAGCGTGGCGGAGGGTCACCCCGTGCGGCTGGAGTGCCGCGTCATGGGCGTCCCTCACCCGCAGATCTTCTGGAAGAGGGAGAACGAGTCCTTCACTCACAACACAGACAGAATCAGGTACAGGTCTGCAGTTCTTGCTTTTCCAGAGCAACTCGTCTTCGCAacgttttccacattttgtcacattacagacaCTGAGTATGTATTTTACCGGGATTTTACATGGGATTTAATATAATGGACTAATGCACAGAaatgggaggaagaggaaaaaggcTACCCTGTTGTTGCCATGGAAGCCTGAAACTTTTGCACTTTTCAGAACCACATTTACGTGTCTGTTAGGGTATGCATCATCCAGCTTTGCAGATGGATATAAAaaattctgcacattttctgcaaaacaaagcCAAGTCACATTTGATTGAGATCATCTGTCTGGGCAAGTTTT
It encodes:
- the palld gene encoding palladin isoform X6, giving the protein MQASTFNYARPKQFIAAQSPGGAGYVAHSSGSSGSSLSSPLSPPASHKPLNRVALPPFTKAGSVESPTSPSFPPPPPPFLSLSNLSSPSGSGQDFPPPPPPPPPPVSMSPVGSDVSSPFSSVPPSPASSFLSSVLPSSPSTPGSPMVNSLGLPKGNGTIKVFPRKSSVTKTPRIVSDSDIQGSKDAVIQDLERKLRFKEERMSNGQQRLTYEEKMARRLLGADNAATVLNTQDTEEEPVTQSQRASSVEGNKNSNSSRSRLCVSKMSRPFPEDKSADAETCPQKEYRVSSFEQRLISEIEYRLERSPVEESDDDVQHDEDSAGQGVAPSFDQKLKHYKVFEGMPVTFSCKVHGEPQPKVYWFKDGKQISKRSEHYRISRDPDGTCSLHTAAASLDDDGNYTILAANPDGRVSCTGRMMVQAVNQRGRSPRMAPGHMRRPRSRSRDSGDENDNIQERHFRPHFLQAPGDLIVQEGRLCRMDCKVSGLPTPDLVWQLNGHAIRPDSSHKMLVRENGVHSLVIEPVTSRDAGIYTCIASNRAGQNSFNLELIVAAKEMHKVPSFVEKLQNTSVAEGHPVRLECRVMGVPHPQIFWKRENESFTHNTDRISMHQDNCGYLCMIIQPALKEDAGWYTVSAKNDAGIVSSTARLDVHTQWQQPNLPKPKKVRPSASRYAALTERGLDVKAAFFPDSSPLPPGGLVESDDL